A region from the Lolium perenne isolate Kyuss_39 chromosome 4, Kyuss_2.0, whole genome shotgun sequence genome encodes:
- the LOC127346889 gene encoding uncharacterized protein, giving the protein METESTHESDSRAELEVMEDGGAPKPLKLRGEARVPDARKEPKTHDDKALIIPSSDDNWTWDAKPPRMPNSLLGALIKKFWPGRYTPLSTVLGGATKLATTWADYEDAPAVGFATAAEAVTTKFWCFYRVDPEHDTQARLTLRGACERLTPQQWYNQKFTSASAFWANKGKRVKKEYYVGNQPTDEWAMTIEEYMSVCPEWAEQHREAWEELIRARWLREDEEFAAVSRRNMENRGTGGTHCAGNRDYTRYKGKMVCGRGSTWGGAS; this is encoded by the exons atggagacagagtctacacacgagtcggactctagggctgagttggaggtgatggaggatgggggtgcgccgaagcccttgaagcttcgtggagaagctagagtccccgatgcgaggaaggagccgaagacccatgatgacaaggcccttatcattccttcgagcgatga caactggacatgggatGCCAAGCCCCCCCGCATGCCTAACAGCTTGCTTGGGGCTCTGATTAAGAAGTTCTGGCCCGGCAGATACACTCCCCTTAGCACGGTCCTCGGTGGCGCgacgaagctagccactacttgggcggactatgaggatgcccctgccgtaggcttcgcgacagctgctgaggctgtgaccaccaagttctgg tgcttctatcgtgtggacccggagcatgacacgcaggcgcgtctcactttgcgtggcgcttgcgagaggttgacaccgcagcagtggtacaaccaaaagttcaccagcgctagtgccttctgggctaacaagggtaagagggtcaagaaggagtactatgttggtaaccagcctacggatgaatgggcaatgaccattgaggagtacatgtcg gtttgtcccgagtgggccgagcagcatagggaggcatgggaggagctgattagggcgaggtggctcagggaggacgaggagtttgcagccgtgtcgaggcggaacatggagaaccgaggcaccggtggcacacactgcgcgGGAAACCGCGACTACACCCGCTACAAGGGGAAAatggtat GTGGCCGAGGCAGcacctggggtggtgcttcatga